The genomic segment AATCCCTCCCGAAGTCTTAACCCGGACCGCTGTCGCGAGCGAAATCGGGACGGACTCGCCGTTCGAGTCCTGAACCTCCAAGCTCTCGATTTCCACTTTCTCCCCGTCAAGCGATATCGCCCAGACGTATGCCGTGGCTTCGGTATGACGACGGAAGATGACCATCGGGACCCTATCCTCCAGGTGTCTTCCAACGCCCGTGGCGGTGATCACGTCCGTCCTCTCGCCGCCCATCAGCGTGATCCCGATCTTCCTCCCTTCCCCCGTGGATATCCTCAGTTCTATCCCCTCATCGCCGTTTGCGATGATGGCACTGCGGAGATATCGATAGCCGGGTTTATCGGGGAGCGTCCAGGCTTTCCCTGCAGCGGGTCTTATCCATGAGCCACGATTATGGTAGGCTAGGTCGAGGGTTCTCTCCCCATCACATCGCACCTGATCGATGAAGAGAAGGGTGTTATCGCCGATCAGGACCGCCGTCCTGATGAATCGAACGCCTTCGTAGATCTCGCCCGCCTCAGCCACGACGTAATCGACCTCTCCATCGGTTCCGAAAATGATGCATCTTCCCTCGGCCGGTCTTTGCGATCTCTCATCCACCGTCAGGGTGTTATGGGCTATGGTGGTGCGATACCATCCCGATCGTATCGGCACACCGTAGCGAGATGTCCCGGGATCGGGGGCTATGATCTCGCCCTTAGCATAAAGGACGAAGTTGAGTTTATCGGGATGGCCGTGACCGCCGCCATGAGGGCCGTATTTGAGACAGAGCCATGTCGCCCCATCGCCTGAGCCTCGGGCCAGTATACAATAGCCCGATCGGGGATAGTTGATGCTTCTCCATTTGATCTCCTCCCCGCCGGGGAGCTCTCCCACGCCGAACCATAGGGCGAAATCGTTCCGCCTGTCACTTGATCTGATGAGTTTGACGTAAAGCGGATCGTGATATCGGGCGAAGGCGAGCTCATATATCGATGCGTGTCCCCGCAGATCCACCTCGCTGCTGTCGTTGAAGGCGGGCAGATGGAGATTCGGCATAGCGAACCTGAGTGGGGCGTCAAACATGTTCTTAAGCTGGTCGCAGTAAAGATCGATCCCACAGTTGCGAGCGGCCTCCGTTAGGCTCCAAAGCGCTGAGAGCGTGTAGAAGTGATACCCCCATGCTCCTTCCCACCAAACGCCATCGGGCAGAACGCCATCGCGCATCTGCCTCCAGTAACCCCGATCCGGGTTATAGATCGCCTCCTCTATAAGCTCCTTATCCCCGAGGAGAAATCCCACCGATCCGACTGCGCTGTTCTTCCAACACTGGATGTTGTGCACGCCTATCTTATGTGGTAGGATAACCTCTCTGGCGGCGGGGAGCAACAGCTTTTGGGCGATCTCCCTACGATCATCCTCGCTCAGCTTTTCCCAGATCAGATCCATGCCCTGACAGATCGGGATAAGCCAGGTGGACTCGTCCAGTGTCTGAGGGCCAACCCTTCCTCCGCCGATCTTGGACTCGCCTCGGATGGTGTGTAGTGGATAGTTCAAATACCGATCGGCATATGCCAGGAGTATCTCGCGTGCCTTTCGGGCATATCTCTCATCCCCGGTGATCTGATATGCCACTCCCAGATCGCGTACGGCGCGGGAGTATCTATGATGGATTCCGGAGATCACGCATCCGTCGTAGTCCCTGTCGGGATGATCTGGATCGCCCAAAAACACCTCACCGTCCACCGGACAGATATGCTGCCACCGCCACTCTCCTATTTTCCTACCTGTGTGTAATGCCGCTCCGTGTTTGGGACAGGCATACCAATGCCACCAGTTCCCGCCTCGAGGCGGAAGCTCAACCACCTCGGCAAGCAGTCGATCGGCGTTTCTCCTGATCCTTTCCCATTCAGCCTTAGCCCATTCATATCGTTCGATACGCGCTTTAAGCTCCTCTATCCCCTTTCTATTCAGCAGCAATCGCGGATGGGGTGGAAGCTCCGACGCCTTGATTTTCCCCTCCATTTGAATCTCCTCTCCCTCACTGATCTCCGCCCATGGCAGGACGAGGATCAGCGATATAAGGGCCATAACATATGGTGTCTTCACCTTTGACCTTACATCTATTTCCAGGCTCATGGTGTATATTATAGAATCCGTCGCGGCTGGGGTCAACGATCGGAAAAATTGTCAACGAGGTCGGATTGTGGTATACTTAAGAGCATGAACGATAAAGCGAGAAGGGAGAGAGATAGAATGCGTTTCAAGCTGATCCTGCCCCTTTTGATAGCCGTGATGGTTGGAGTTATACCGTCATACCGAGTCGGCGCCGTGATACAGGGATCGGGTATCACCGTCGAGGAGATATATAAAAATTTCAGGGCGGTCTATCTGAAGTTCAAAAACTTTCAGGCCGATTTCGAGGAGATAACCTATCTGGGAGGGAAGAAATCCCAGGCTAAAGGGAGATTGATATTCGCCAAGCCAAATCTGCTGCGTAAGGAGTACTTCGATCCCAAAGACCCGAAGAAACTGGCACAGCTTATAGTGCTTGACGGTAAAACGGCATGGTCCTACACCCCCTGGCTCGGTCAGGTCACGAAACAGGATATGAGCGGACAGGAACATAAGGAGCTCCTGCCGGGCGTGGGCGAGACGTTTGAAAAGCTGCTTGAGAGATATGACGTTAAGCTCGTCGAGGATAAGATCGCCAATGCCAGGGGGATCTATAAGGTCGAGGTGAGGGCGAAGGCGGAACTCGGCGGCTCAAGCGGCGGGGAATATCTGGAGATCTGGATAAGAGGGAAGGACTGGATACCCGTCCAGATCGCATACCACAGCGAAGGGGATAAAACGGTCACTATAATCAGCTTTAAGAACATCAAGCTCGACCGTAAGCTCGCCCCCAATACCTTCAAGTTCACCGCCCCTGAGGGGGTCGAGGTTATAACGATATCGAGTGGCAAAGGATGAAGGTCGGCATCATATCCCTGGGATGTCCCAAAAATCTGGTAGATAGCGAGATTATGATGGGTATGTTGCTGGAGGATGGGCATGAGATCGTCGATCCGGATGAGGCGGATGTGGTCGTGGTCAATACCTGCGCCTTTATCAGGGCCGCCGAGGAGGAAGCGGAGGAGGTTATATCTGAAATCTTGGATGATAAGGGCGAAAGAAAGCTCATCGTGGCCGGGTGTTTAGCCCAGAGATACGGCAAATCGCTCTTCAACAGGTTTCCCGGCGTGGACGCCCTCGTCGGGACAGGGGAGTTTCAGAAAATCGCATACGTCGCTCGATCCCTGAGGGAATCCGGATCGAAGCTCGCACTCGTCGGCCGACCGGAGTATCTCTACGATCATCTTACACCTCGCTGTTTAGGGACACCGCCTCATTACGCGTATATCAAGATAGCCGAAGGATGCTCTAACACCTGTTCCTTCTGCATGATCCCCAGATTGCGCGGGAGATATCGCAGCAGGGAGTTCAACTCCATATCGGCTGAAGCGACCGCCTTAGCTGAGGCTGGGGTAAAGGAGCTCGTGCTTGTAAGCCAGGACACCACCAGATACGGCCTGGATCTCTACGGCCTCCCAAAACTGTCCGATTTGCTCTCCGAGCTGGCCGAAATCGACGGATTGAGATGGATCAGGTTTCTCTATTCCTATCCTTCGAGGGTGGACGAGAGGTTGCTCGAGGTGATCGCTGAAAACGATAGGATCTGTAAATACTTGGACATACCGATTCAACACGTTCACGACGACATCCTATCGAGGATGCGGAGGGAGGAGAACGGAGAGGGGATACGTAAGGTCATCGAGATGGCTCGCAGGCTTATACCGGATGTGACGCTGAGATCGACCGTCATCGTCGGGTTTCCGGGCGAGGAGGAGCATCACTTCAAATCGCTTCTTCAGTTCCTGGAGGAGATTGAGTTCGATCATCTCGGCGTCTTTACCTTCTCCCCCGAGGAGGGCACGCCGGCCGCCAGGATGGAGGGACAGATCCCGGAGGAGGTGAAGGTCGAGAGGTTCAACAGGGTCGTTGAGCTTCAAACCGAGATCGCCATCCGTAGGAGAAAAAGGCTTATCGGGAGAAAGGTCGAAGTACTCCTGGAGGGATTCGATCCCGAACGTAACGTGGCTCTCGGTCGGGCGGAGTTCCAGGCGCCTGAGATAGACGATTTCGTGTTCGTGAAAGGCATAAGGCGAGAGAGAGCTGAGGAGCTGATGGGGAACCTCATAAAGGTCCGAATCGAAGAGGTTTGCAGCTACGATCTCATAGCGGAGGCGGAAGGGGGCGATATATGAACCTATCCAACCTGATGAGGTTCGCCAATTATCTGACGATCGCCAGGATGTTCATGGTTCCCGTCTTCATGTATCTCTTCTCCATCCGACAGATGCTCAGTGCCTTGATCGTCTTCGCCCTCGCCTCGATTACGGATCTTTTCGACGGCATAGTGGCCAGGCGGGAAGGTCCGACGGGATTCGGCAGGTTTATGGACCCGCTCGCCGATAAGCTTCTCGTCTGTGCAGCGCTTATCTCCTTCACCCGCGCCGGAGAGGGATTGATAGCCGGGTGGATGGTTATGGTTATTATCGGAAGGGAGTTTATCATAACCGGTTTGAGGGTCGTGCTGGCCGCGTCGAACGGAACGGTTGTAGGGGCGACCAGATGGGGTAAGGCGAAAACCGCCTCTCAGATGTCGGTTATAAGCCTGGGCCTTATGCTTCTGACCCTGCACGATAACAGAGGTACATTGGGGATGAACTGGAGTTTCATGTCGAGGATAAGGGATAGACACGGCCCGATCTATTATATGATGTATCTGCCGCTTATACTGACGGTGGTATCGGGCCTCGAATTCATATACAATAACCGTAAACCGCTTTGGAACCTGTTAACCATGAATCAGTTTCAACAGCCGGATGATTAAACATCTGGAAAACCAAGGGGATACGGGGTATCGAAAGATGGTCGCTGAGCTGATATTCGTGGGCACAGAGCTGCTTTTAGGGCAGATAGTCAACACGAACGCCGCTTATCTCTGCAGAAACCTCGCCCAGCTCGGCGTGGACGTGTATCACACGTGTGAGGTGGGCGATAACGTGGATCGAATCGCCTCAGCCGTGCGCCAGGCTCTATCGAGGGCAGATCTGGTCATCACAAGCGGGGGATTAGGCCCGACAGCGGATGACGTCACGAGGGAGGCGATAGCCGAGGCCATCGGGCGAAGGCTCGTGTTCGATCCGAAGGTGATGAAGGGGATAGAGGAGCTGTTCAGGAGAATGGGAAGGGAGGCCACACCGATACAGCGCAGACAGGCCTACGTCTTCGAGGAGGGATGCCGGGTGATCCCAAATCACATCGGCTCCGCCCCCGGGCTTCTGGTTGAGGTGGACGGCAAACATATCATCACCCTCCCAGGCGTTCCGAGGGAGCTCCAGGCGATGTGCGAGGAATTCGTCTTCCCATGGATAGCCGGGCGATCGGGCGCGGGGATCATCAAATCGCTACCGCTTAAGGTCTGTGGACTGGGCGAATCGACCGTCCAGGAGATGATAGAGGATGTCATGCAGGGGCTGTCGAACCCTACTATAGCCTTCCTGGCGCGTCCCGGAGAGGTGACCGTGAGGATAACGGCGAAGGCCCGAAACGCCGAGGAAGCTGACAGGATGATCGCTCAGGTTGAAAGGAGAATCAGGGAAAGGCTGGGCGATAACATCTACGGCGTGGACCCCCAGACTCTCGAGGAAGTGACCGGCGAGATGCTGATCCAAAAGGGTAAAACCGTCGCCATAGCCGAAACCAGCACCGGGGGATGGATCAGCTCCAGAATGACCGATGTTCCGGGGAGCGAGCGATATCTGCTTGGGGCTTTCGTCCTGCCCTCCACGAAAGCCATCGAAAGGGAGATGGGGATACGCTTCGATCGAATCGTCGGCGAAGAGGTGGCGCGTCGGATGGCCGAATGGGTCATGAGGAGATGTCGTGCTGATTTCGGACTGGCCGCTACCGCCTTGCTGGAGGTGATGGAGGGATATGCAGAAACGGATCTCGGCCTCGCCTATCTGGCCCTCGCCGACGGATCGAAGGTGATAAGCAAGGAGATAAAGGTGATAGGCGATAAGACAACCATGAGACAACGGGTTTCTCAGGCCGCCATAGATCTTATCCGCAGGGAGCTGATACGATGAGAGGACTTCCCAAAAAGATAAGGGCTTTCATCGCCGTCGAGATCCCGGAGAAGGTTCAATCCGAATTGATCGAGATCGCGGCGATGTTCAAACCCCACATCAATAGGGCGTCATGGGTCAAACAGGGCAATTTACATCTAACGCTTAAGTTCCTGGGCGATATAGAATCGGAGAGGATCGAGGAGATATCCTCGCCTTTAGAGGAGATCTCCGCCGAATTCGCCCCCTTCTCGATCAGGTTCTCGGATGTGGGCGTTTTTCCCGATCCGAGGAGACCGAGGGTCCTTTGGGTTGGGCTCGGTGAAGGCGAGAAGGAGATGATAAGGATGGCTAACGCCATAGAGGAGGCGATGGAGAGGCTGGGCTTTAAAAGGGAGAGGAGGCCGTTCACGCCTCATCTGACCCTCGCCCGGATCAAAGGCCCCTCTAACCTAACCGGCCCTCTCGGCGATTTCCGGATGCCAAACCTCTCCCCCGTGAGGGTTGCCGGATTCAGCCTCATAAGAAGCCAGCTCGATCCGAAGGGGGCGATATACACAAGGATAAGGGAATTTAATCTGAGAGGGTGAGGTGTTATAAATATGGAGTTGACAGAAAGGGAAAAGGCGCTTGAAAACGCCATAGAGCAGCTTGAAAAGCGATTCGGCAAGGGGACGATAATGAGATTGCGGGGAGGTGAGGTTATCCCCGTAGAGACCATCCCCACCGGATCGCTGGCTCTGGATAAGGCCCTGGGGATAGGAGGTGTGCCCAGGGGAAGGATCGTCGAGATATACGGACAGGAATCCTCCGGCAAGACTACCCTATGCCTGCATATCATATCTGAGGCCCAGAGGAGAGGGGGGATAGCTGCCTTCATAGATGCCGAAAACGCCCTCGATCCGACATACGCTCAGAAGATCGGCGTTGATCTGGAGAGTCTACTCATCTCACAGCCCGACAGCGGCGAACAGGCCCTTGAGATCGTCGAGACACTTATAAGGAGCAATGCCGTGGACTTGATCGTCATAGACTCGGTCGCCGCCCTAACGCCGAGGGCTGAGATAGAGGGGGACATGGGTGATTCCCATGTCGGACTCCAGGCGAGGTTGATGTCTCAGGCACTCAGGAAGCTCACATCGGTGGTCAATAAAACGAAGACCTGTCTGATATTCACAAACCAGCTACGGGAGAAGATAGGCGTGACATACGGCAATCCCGAGATCACCCCCGGCGGCAGGGCGCTCAAGTTCTATGCATCCGTCAGGATCGAGATGCGCGCCACCGAATCACTGAAATCCGGCTCCGATATGATCGGCAAGAAGGTCAAGGTTAAGGTGACGAAGAACAAGCTCGCGCCCCCCTTCACCGAGGCGGAGTTTGAGATGATCTTCGGCGAGGGGATATCCAGGGAGGGCGATATACTGGATACCGGCGTGGAGATGGGTATAATCCAACGCAGCGGCGCCTGGTACTCATATGGCGAGCATAAGCTCGGCCAGGGACGGGATAAGGCGAAGGAATTCTTCAGGGAAAACCCCCAGATCGCCGCCGAGATAGAAGGGAAGATCAGAGAGGTGATCAACGCTCAAAAGGGAACCGGCGAAATGCCAGAGAAGACAACCGCTGAGGAGGAAACTATCGAGGAGGCCGCAAACTGATCGAGGAGAGGAAAATGGATCAAAATCAGGATAGCATCAAAAGCTGGAGTGGAACCGCTATGACGCCTCGCGAGAGATGGCGTCGTGTCTTCCACTACCAGACGGTGGATAGAATCCCTCATTACGAATTTGGATATTGGTCCGAAACCTACAAAGAATGGCATAAACAGGGGTTGCCGAAGGAGATCGATAACGAGGCTAAAGCCAACAGGTTCTTCGGATTTGACCCGCGCGGAGGAGCTAGCCCGAACATAGGATGGCTCTACGGATTTGAACATAAGGTGCTGGAGGATAAGGGCGATAAGATCATCGTACAGGGCAGCGACGGCGTCATATCCGAGGTCTTCAAGGACGGAACCTCCACCATCCCTCATTACATCAAGTTCCCGATAGAAAACCGCGAGGACTGGGAGAGGTTCAAGGACAGACTTCGCATAGATGACGAGGTGAGATATCCCAAAAACTGGGATCAGATCGCTGAAAGGCTCAGACACGTGAATCATCCGATAGGCGTCAATGTGGGCTCGCTATACGGCTGGCCGCGAAACTGGATAGGGTTCGAGAACATATCCCTGATGTTATATGACGATTACGCCCTTGTGGAGGAGATCGTCGAGACGATATGTGAGCTGATCGTGCACACCCTCCAGAGAGCGCTCCGAACTGTTGAATACGACTATGGAGCCGGATGGGAGGACATGTGCTTCAACAACGGCCCGATGATCTCGCCGGCCATGTTCAAAAAGCTCCTCGTGCCCAGATATAAGAGGATAGCGGACCTCCTGCATCGACATGGGGTGGATGTGATATACACCGACTGTGACGGAAACATCAACGATGTCGCTGGGCTGTGGCTTGAGGCAGGGTATAACTGTATGTTCCCCATAGAGGTTCGGGCCGGAAGCGATCCGGTTAAACTTCGGAAGAGGTTCGGCAAGGACATCCTGCTTCTGGGCGGGGTGGACAAAATGGCGCTCATCAGGGGCAAAAGCGATATCCTCGAGGAGCTCAAGAGACTCTCACCTGTGGTCGAGGAGGGAGGGTTTATCCCACATGTGGATCACCGCGTTCCGCCCGATGTGCCTTATGAGAACTACCTTTATTACCTGCGTGAGAAAAAGGCTATGCTAGGCTTCAGAACGGACGAGTTGGATATACCAGGGATAACTTAACGTATTATCGAAGGAACCAGGAGCGAGGAACGAGGAAGCACCTTGATTTCGAATTGCGAATTTCGGATCTCGAATTTAAATTCGCAATTCGCATTTCGAATTTGCATACCTTCGTTCCTCATCATGGATAGCCGCTACACTCAAGGGAAATAAGAGCGAATGGAAAAACCGACAGAAGTTAGGGGGAATCTAATGCGATCTGAGGTCGTCACCGTCCTAACGGAAAAGCTAGGACCTGAGGGGTTTGACGCCCTAGATCAGATGATAGAGGAAAAAGTTCGGCAGATGGGCGTTACCAAGGATGAGTATAGGGAGATCCTTTCCAGACTTGATCTGCTTGAGCACGGATATAGGGAGCTGAAAGGTGAGGTAACCGAGCTTAGACGCGAGATCAGACTCATAAACGAAAGGCTCGATTCCCTGAATGAGAGGTTTGATTCCCTCAGGTCCGAGATGTATGGTAGGTTCGATTCTCTCAGATCTGGGATGGAAG from the Candidatus Poribacteria bacterium genome contains:
- a CDS encoding alginate lyase family protein — encoded protein: MEGKIKASELPPHPRLLLNRKGIEELKARIERYEWAKAEWERIRRNADRLLAEVVELPPRGGNWWHWYACPKHGAALHTGRKIGEWRWQHICPVDGEVFLGDPDHPDRDYDGCVISGIHHRYSRAVRDLGVAYQITGDERYARKAREILLAYADRYLNYPLHTIRGESKIGGGRVGPQTLDESTWLIPICQGMDLIWEKLSEDDRREIAQKLLLPAAREVILPHKIGVHNIQCWKNSAVGSVGFLLGDKELIEEAIYNPDRGYWRQMRDGVLPDGVWWEGAWGYHFYTLSALWSLTEAARNCGIDLYCDQLKNMFDAPLRFAMPNLHLPAFNDSSEVDLRGHASIYELAFARYHDPLYVKLIRSSDRRNDFALWFGVGELPGGEEIKWRSINYPRSGYCILARGSGDGATWLCLKYGPHGGGHGHPDKLNFVLYAKGEIIAPDPGTSRYGVPIRSGWYRTTIAHNTLTVDERSQRPAEGRCIIFGTDGEVDYVVAEAGEIYEGVRFIRTAVLIGDNTLLFIDQVRCDGERTLDLAYHNRGSWIRPAAGKAWTLPDKPGYRYLRSAIIANGDEGIELRISTGEGRKIGITLMGGERTDVITATGVGRHLEDRVPMVIFRRHTEATAYVWAISLDGEKVEIESLEVQDSNGESVPISLATAVRVKTSGGIEDVFVVNPDRIPIEVKLPDGFCRRVEEIFRRL
- a CDS encoding outer membrane lipoprotein carrier protein LolA → MRFKLILPLLIAVMVGVIPSYRVGAVIQGSGITVEEIYKNFRAVYLKFKNFQADFEEITYLGGKKSQAKGRLIFAKPNLLRKEYFDPKDPKKLAQLIVLDGKTAWSYTPWLGQVTKQDMSGQEHKELLPGVGETFEKLLERYDVKLVEDKIANARGIYKVEVRAKAELGGSSGGEYLEIWIRGKDWIPVQIAYHSEGDKTVTIISFKNIKLDRKLAPNTFKFTAPEGVEVITISSGKG
- the rimO gene encoding 30S ribosomal protein S12 methylthiotransferase RimO, whose amino-acid sequence is MKVGIISLGCPKNLVDSEIMMGMLLEDGHEIVDPDEADVVVVNTCAFIRAAEEEAEEVISEILDDKGERKLIVAGCLAQRYGKSLFNRFPGVDALVGTGEFQKIAYVARSLRESGSKLALVGRPEYLYDHLTPRCLGTPPHYAYIKIAEGCSNTCSFCMIPRLRGRYRSREFNSISAEATALAEAGVKELVLVSQDTTRYGLDLYGLPKLSDLLSELAEIDGLRWIRFLYSYPSRVDERLLEVIAENDRICKYLDIPIQHVHDDILSRMRREENGEGIRKVIEMARRLIPDVTLRSTVIVGFPGEEEHHFKSLLQFLEEIEFDHLGVFTFSPEEGTPAARMEGQIPEEVKVERFNRVVELQTEIAIRRRKRLIGRKVEVLLEGFDPERNVALGRAEFQAPEIDDFVFVKGIRRERAEELMGNLIKVRIEEVCSYDLIAEAEGGDI
- the pgsA gene encoding CDP-diacylglycerol--glycerol-3-phosphate 3-phosphatidyltransferase, with product MMRFANYLTIARMFMVPVFMYLFSIRQMLSALIVFALASITDLFDGIVARREGPTGFGRFMDPLADKLLVCAALISFTRAGEGLIAGWMVMVIIGREFIITGLRVVLAASNGTVVGATRWGKAKTASQMSVISLGLMLLTLHDNRGTLGMNWSFMSRIRDRHGPIYYMMYLPLILTVVSGLEFIYNNRKPLWNLLTMNQFQQPDD
- a CDS encoding competence/damage-inducible protein A — encoded protein: MVAELIFVGTELLLGQIVNTNAAYLCRNLAQLGVDVYHTCEVGDNVDRIASAVRQALSRADLVITSGGLGPTADDVTREAIAEAIGRRLVFDPKVMKGIEELFRRMGREATPIQRRQAYVFEEGCRVIPNHIGSAPGLLVEVDGKHIITLPGVPRELQAMCEEFVFPWIAGRSGAGIIKSLPLKVCGLGESTVQEMIEDVMQGLSNPTIAFLARPGEVTVRITAKARNAEEADRMIAQVERRIRERLGDNIYGVDPQTLEEVTGEMLIQKGKTVAIAETSTGGWISSRMTDVPGSERYLLGAFVLPSTKAIEREMGIRFDRIVGEEVARRMAEWVMRRCRADFGLAATALLEVMEGYAETDLGLAYLALADGSKVISKEIKVIGDKTTMRQRVSQAAIDLIRRELIR
- the thpR gene encoding RNA 2',3'-cyclic phosphodiesterase yields the protein MRGLPKKIRAFIAVEIPEKVQSELIEIAAMFKPHINRASWVKQGNLHLTLKFLGDIESERIEEISSPLEEISAEFAPFSIRFSDVGVFPDPRRPRVLWVGLGEGEKEMIRMANAIEEAMERLGFKRERRPFTPHLTLARIKGPSNLTGPLGDFRMPNLSPVRVAGFSLIRSQLDPKGAIYTRIREFNLRG
- the recA gene encoding recombinase RecA — its product is MTEREKALENAIEQLEKRFGKGTIMRLRGGEVIPVETIPTGSLALDKALGIGGVPRGRIVEIYGQESSGKTTLCLHIISEAQRRGGIAAFIDAENALDPTYAQKIGVDLESLLISQPDSGEQALEIVETLIRSNAVDLIVIDSVAALTPRAEIEGDMGDSHVGLQARLMSQALRKLTSVVNKTKTCLIFTNQLREKIGVTYGNPEITPGGRALKFYASVRIEMRATESLKSGSDMIGKKVKVKVTKNKLAPPFTEAEFEMIFGEGISREGDILDTGVEMGIIQRSGAWYSYGEHKLGQGRDKAKEFFRENPQIAAEIEGKIREVINAQKGTGEMPEKTTAEEETIEEAAN